In Sphaeramia orbicularis chromosome 7, fSphaOr1.1, whole genome shotgun sequence, one genomic interval encodes:
- the rad21l1 gene encoding double-strand-break repair protein rad21-like protein 1, whose product MMFYTQLFTSKRGHLAKIWLAAHWERKLTKAHVFECNLENTVRDIISTKMKIGLRTSGHLLLGVVRVYSRKAKYLLADCNDALVKIKMAFRPGQTDLPLEGLEATLKAITLIEDFTDFDTQLPHPSDIDVVDHFSLNQSRSEEITLKEDFGFLILSDIGIESHGHPSGLLDVSFHSLASHEDAFGDEGTGYDLLDFLANSSDSTSLILQEPQNEHPQSSTSHYQQDADRGDPVKMETPTVNITTLLANEDEAFALEPVAITPNAEKKRGKRKRKLIVDETKQLNNEDIREQLADYLDLIAAMEMAPPTRQLMQWQESGGVDKLFAQPCSSVINPQIKELFAKSIFQGKYHVVEETEALRQDEQEGKKVLDETAPNPDFIQRDISALITDNVSVLDSSVDQEKTHNSDMTILDHMVDNSLDLSVQVENRSEFTHPDVPSEDSMFVHQSNEDSLSTSVHIQSMLDSQDFEEKRITRQAQKLLNTLKSQSNKGNKFSLKTLCKGKTCTQAASTFFCLLVLKKQQMVNLHQSAPYEDIFASPGPKFFGS is encoded by the exons ATGATGTTCTACACGCAGCTTTTCACCTCCAAGCGAGGCCATTTAGCCAAAATCTGGTTAGCAGCCCACTGGGAGAGAAAACTCACAAAGGCCCATGTGTTTGAGTGCAATTTAGAAAACACCGTCAGAGACATAATATCCACAAAG ATGAAAATTGGTCTGCGGACATCTGGTCATCTCCTCCTGGGAGTGGTTCGGGTCTACTCCAGAAAAGCAAAGTATCTCCTAGCAGACTGCAATGATGCTTTGGTTAAAATTAAAATGGCATTCAGACCAG GTCAGACTGATTTGCCCTTAGAGGGCCTTGAGGCCACATTAAAAGCCATTACATTGATTGAGGATTTCACTGACTTTGATACCCAGCTGCCACACCCAAG TGACATAGATGTGGTGGACCACTTTTCACTGAACCAGAGTCGATCGGAGGAAATAACTCTAAAGGAGGATTTTGGATTTTTGATCTTATCAGACATTG GAATAGAGTCTCATGGCCATCCGAGTGGGCTGCTGGATGTAAGCTTCCACAGTTTGGCTTCACATGAAGATGCTTTTGGAGATGAGGGCACCGGATATGATCTTCTTG ACTTTCTTGCAAACTCCAGTGATTCTACAAGTTTGATCCTACAAGAGCCTCAAAATGAACATCCACAGAGTTCTACATCACATTATCAACAAG ATGCTGACAGAGGAGATCCAGTGAAAATGGAGACTCCAACTGTGAATATTACCACCCTGCTTGCTAATGAAGATGAGGCCTTCGCCCTTGAACCTGTGGCTATCACTC caaatgcagagaaaaagagGGGGAAGAGGAAGCGCAAGCTGATTGTAGACGAGACTAAGCAGCTGAACAACGAAGACATCAGAGAGCAGCTTGCTGACTACTTGGATCTGATTGCTGCAATGGAGATGGCTCCACCGACCCGTCAGCTCATGCAGTGGCAGGAGAGTGGAGGTGTAGATAAACTGTTTGCGCAGCCATGTTCCAGTGTAATAAATCCACAGATAAAGGAG CTTTTTGCAAAGAGTATTTTCCAGGGGAAATATCATGTTGTGGAAGAAACTGAAGCATTACGCCAGGATGAACAAGAGGGTAAGAAGGTGTTAGATGAAACAGCTCCTAATCCTGATTTCA TTCAGAGGGACATAAGTGCACTCATCACAGACAATGTAAGTGTCTTAGATTCATCAGTTGATCAGGAGAAAACCCACAACTCTGATATGACAATCCTTGATCACATGGTCGATAACTCACTGGATTTGTCAGTGCAG GTTGAAAACAGGTCAGAGTTCACTCATCCAGATGTTCCATCAGAAGACTCCATGTTTGTTCATCAGTCTAATGAGGACAGTCTGTCTACTTCCGTCCACATTCAG tctaTGCTGGACAGCCAGGACTTTGAGGAGAAAAGGATAACCAGGCAAGCACAGAAGCTCCTAAACACTCTGAAA AGCCAGAGCAACAAAGGCAACAAGTTCAGCCTGAAAACACTCTGTAAAGGGAAGACTTGCACTCAGGCTGCATCCACTTTCTTCTGTCTCCTGgttctgaaaaaacaacaaatggtCAACCTGCACCAGAGCGCCCCCTACGAAGACATCTTTGCATCACCTGGACCCAAGTTCTTTGGGTCTTAA
- the snpha gene encoding syntaphilin has translation MSMSLTPNRKSSSGQRRRSVGTSGCSGRYAHSDTLSTNTYPGRVRALEGSPAARTYPNTPRRQAKHTACSDNHGIRPPTPEQYLTPLQQKEVCIRHLRARLRENVERLQHRDCEIDELRTQLYRMQEDWIEEECHRVEAQLALKEARKEIQHLQEVVESVRCNMGAREPEPHENKPYTGLQPARPGGRSRSCGCSPASTLSRGTTYTRTSNEALQLERSPNPPESSGLSRPAGQTHLLLEAALLSEQLPPQAHSRGSPTVPRSSTFERLCSGGAVLPMSHSCHTLSSSCRCNGHTYIPHHHLFLHLPQEEAPIAVANAVVPASDPIPTPAPAAEKKPEVRSQACSPTMTWLHEEDSVVEELSVISLATADIMPSEPQTLPSTLPPVCPTEHLYSIGPVPPDTQSEVTKTTAEPQTSQPPPIAQLPLKQETTAPEREEDNKDQTDDTNAEGHTPQHCHWSRYFLVDLLALAVPVVPTMAWLCRGAQQEDMPVYHIGSLLRGCCAVALHSLRRQGAGRGHRPTSMNGATPI, from the exons ATGTCAATGTCTCTCACTCCAAACCGAAAGTCCTCCTCAGGTCAGCGCAG GCGCTCAGTGGGCACTAGTGGATGCAGTGGCCGGTATGCCCACAGTGACACATTGAGTACCAACACCTATCCTGGTCGGGTTAGAGCACTTGAAGGCAGCCCCGCAGCCAGGACGTATCCAAATACACCCAG GCGTCAGGCGAAGCATACAGCTTGCAGTGACAACCATGGGATCAGACCTCCGACCCCAGAGCAGTACCTCACACCCCTGCAACAGAAGGAGGTGTGTATACGACATCTGCGAGCCAGGCTGAGAGAGAATGTTGAAAGACTACAACACAG GGACTGTGAAATAGATGAGTTGAGGACCCAACTGTACAGGATGCAGGAAGACTGGATAGAAGAGGAATGTCACCGTGTGGAGGCCCAGTTAGCACTGAAAGAGGCCCGCAAGGAGATCCAGCACCTCCAAGAGGTGGTGGAGTCTGTGCGATGCAATATGGGTGCTCGTGAACCTGAGCCACATGAAAATAAGCCATATACAGGGTTACAGCCTGCTCGGCCAGGAGGAAGGTCTCGCTCCTGTGGTTGTTCTCCAGCCAGCACTTTGAGCCGTGGCACCACCTACACTAGAACAAGCAACGAAGCTCTGCAGCTGGAACGCAGCCCAAACCCTCCTGAGTCGAGTGGGTTATCTCGCCCAGCAGGACAAACCCACCTGCTTCTGGAGGCGGCCCTTTTATCAGAGCAGCTGCCCCCACAGGCCCACAGCCGAGGCTCCCCAACTGTGCCCCGTTCTTCTACCTTTGAGAGGCTGTGCAGTGGGGGAGCTGTGCTGCCAATGTCACACTCCTGCCACACACTCAGCAGCAGCTGCAGGTGCAACGGACACACCTACATTCCCCATCATCACCTGTTTCTGCATTTACCTCAGGAAGAAGCCCCAATAGCTGTGGCAAATGCTGTCGTTCCTGCCTCTGATCCTATTCCGACCCCTGCTCCAGCAGCTGAGAAGAAGCCAGAGGTTCGCTCCCAGGCCTGCAGCCCGACGATGACGTGGCTGCATGAGGAGGACAGCGTCGTTGAAGAGCTGAGTGTCATCTCCTTAGCAACAGCAGACATCATGCCCTCAGAACCACAGACGTTGCCATCAACTTTACCTCCTGTGTGTCCAACAGAGCATTTATACAGTATAGGGCCAGTACCGCCTGACACGCAAAGTGAAGTAACAAAGACTACAGCAGAGCCCCAGACCTCCCAGCCCCCTCCTATAGCTCAGCTCCCACTGAAGCAGGAAACCACAGCACCAGAGAGGGAGGAGGACAACAAGGACCAAACTGATGACACAAATGCAGAAGGGCACACCCCTCAGCATTGTCACTGGAGCCGCTACTTCCTTGTAGACCTTCTAGCGCTGGCGGTCCCGGTGGTGCCCACAATGGCGTGGCTGTGCCGAGGGGCGCAGCAGGAGGACATGCCCGTGTATCATATCGGATCCCTGCTGAGAGGCTGCTGTGCTGTGGCCCTCCATTCACTTCGTCGGCAGGGTGCAGGCAGAGGACACAGACCGACCAGCATGAATGGAGCTACTCCAATCTAA
- the fkbp1aa gene encoding FKBP prolyl isomerase 1Aa → MGVEIETITPGDGRTFPKKGQRVVVHYVGTLEDGKKFDSSRDRGRPFKFKIGNQEVIRGWEEGLAQMSVGQRAKLICSPDYAYGSKGHPGVIPPNATLTFDVELLGLEA, encoded by the exons ATGGGAGTAGAGATTGAGACCATAACTCCGGGCGATG GACGGACATTTCCAAAGAAGGGGCAGCGCGTCGTTGTGCACTACGTCG GCACATTAGAAGACGGAAAGAAATTCGACTCTTCGAGGGACAGAGGAAGGCCTTTTAAATTCAAGATTGGAAATCAGGAGGTTATCCGTGGATGGGAAGAAGGATTAGCCCAG ATGAGTGTAGGTCAACGAGCCAAGCTAATTTGCTCACCGGACTATGCCTATGGCAGCAAAGGGCACCCCGGGGTCATCCCACCCAACGCCACCCTCACCTTCGACGTGGAGCTGCTGGGTCTGGAAGCCTAA
- the mfsd2al2 gene encoding sodium-dependent lysophosphatidylcholine symporter 1-B-like, which translates to MLLMMACRKRIVKNQDQQGSGGIPLARKLCYAVGGVPYQITNIAMGVSLQIFLLDVVQMEAFYVSVILFVSRVWDAVTDPLVGYLVSRSNWTPVGKLSPWLAFSTPFGVLSYLLLWYVPQGSMSGPHSVLWFLTVSCLFETLMSCYNVPYLSLNMFLGGDQRDRDSATAYRMSVEMVAMLLASVIQGQVVAVYNAEKQEACQQLDQAEEAPQSTSSHTASLQETQKAFLTSALVMGALFFLCSLIIFLGVKEQRAPLCSTEKARPSFLTSLKMLVCHVPYHRLVLGFVFSALAFQMSLGNFALFCSHAAGLGAQFQHLLLVLLVSASIGVPLLQAILLRIGKKATVFIGLSLFIPAVIIVACVPSNLPVFIIMCLLMGFSVATIFLLPWSMLPDVVDDFALRHPSCKDLEPLFFSCYAFCNKLAGGLSAGISTMILQFVGYKAGACNHGDGVVTALIVLFSPVPIALLLIGMVFFRFYPINERQRLQLQEQITTAHSQAPSLSSSDQRENAEQSSILQPPHADLTAAARVASDKSNSPSGKYGRPKWVVPSNANLQCHPQRHSSPQERSTEHKKNRHLSKNDPGRLSNRSNVKPSVSWV; encoded by the exons ATGTTGCTGATGATGGCCTGCAGAAAACGCATAGTGAAGAATCAGGATCAGCAG GGGTCAGGGGGGATTCCTCTGGCCAGGAAACTGTGCTATGCTGTGGGTGGGGTCCCATATCAGATTACCAACATAGCTATGGGTGTCTCCTTACAGATTTTTCTCCTTGATGTTGTGCAG ATGGAAGCTTTCTACGTGTCAGTGATTTTATTTGTGAGCCGGGTGTGGGATGCAGTGACCGACCCCCTGGTGGGATATCTAGTCAGTCGCAGTAACTGGACACCCGTCGGGAAACTGTCTCCGTG GCTGGCTTTTTCCACACCATTTGGCGTCCTGTCTTATCTGCTGCTGTGGTACGTGCCACAAGGCTCCATGTCTGGGCCTCACAGCGTGTTGTGGTTCCTCACAGTGTCCTGCCTGTTTGAGACCCTCATGAGT TGTTACAACGTGCCATACCTCTCGCTGAATATGTTCTTGGGGGGAGACCAGAGAGACAGAGACTCTGCCACAGCCTACA GAATGAGCGTGGAGATGGTGGCGATGCTGCTGGCTTCAGTAATTCAGGGTCAAGTTGTGGCTGTGTACAATGCAGAAAAGCAGGAGGCCTGTCAACAGCTGGATCAGGCCGAAGAAGCTCCTCAGAGCACGTCTTCACACACTGCTTCGCTCCAGGAAACG CAAAAGGCTTTCCTGACCTCAGCTTTGGTTATGGGTGCATTGTTTTTCCTCTGCAGCCTCATCATCTTCTTGGGGGTGAAGGAGCAGCGGG CCCCTCTCTGCTCTACTGAAAAGGCGCGACCATCCTTTCTGACCTCACTTAAGATGCTGGTTTGCCATGTTCCATATCATCGTCTGGTGCTTGGTTTTGTGTTCAGCGCACTTGCGTTTCAG ATGTCCCTGGGCAATTTTGCACTGTTTTGCAGTCATGCAGCTGGGCTCGGAGCCCAATTCCAGCACCTCCTACTGGTTCTTTTG GTTTCTGCTTCAATAGGAGTTCCTCTATTGCAAGCCATTCTTCTGAGAATAGGAAAAAAGGCAACCGTTTTCATTGGCCTATCA CTCTTCATCCCAGCGGTCATCATAGTTGCCTGTGTTCCCAGCAACCTGCCAGTGTTCATCATCATGTGCCTTCTGATGGGATTCAGTGTGGCGACTATATTCTTGCTGCCCTG GTCCATGCTCCCGGACGTGGTGGACGACTTTGCCTTGAGACATCCCTCCTGTAAAGACCTGGAGCCACTTTTTTTCTCCTGCTATGCCTTCTGCAATAAGCTGGCAGGAGGTCTGTCTGCTGGAATCTCAACCATGATATTACA GTTTGTGGGCTACAAAGCAGGTGCGTGTAACCATGGCGATGGAGTGGTGACTGCTCTGATCGTGCTATTCTCACCAGTTCCTATTGCACTCCTGCTGATAGGGATGGTCTTTTTCCGCTTTTACCCAATCAACGAGAGGCAGCGTTTACAGCTGCAGGAACAAATTACCACAGCTCA CTCCCAAGCTCCATCATTATCATCGTCAGACCAAAGAGAAAATGCAGAGCAGTCATCCATTCTGCAACCACCCCATGCTGATCTGACAGCAGCGGCTCGTGTTGCTTCAGATAAATCAAACAGCCCTTCTGGAAAATACGGCAGGCCCAAATGGGTTGTCCCGTCAAATGCAAATCTTCAGTGTCATCCACAGAGACATAGCAGTCCCCAGGAGCGCTCGACAGAACATAAAAAGAACAGACATCTCTCCAAAAATGATCCTGGCCGTCTCTCCAACAGGTCAAATGTGAAACCCAGTGTCTCATGGGTGTAG
- the fam110a gene encoding protein FAM110A — translation MPVETLQHPARRPVRTAVAATPPRLRPKGPVGPDFYRQCLAAAGRPKQSAVERLEADKAKYVKSQVALCKQQPVRPPEARKPLLMPRSALQPTRKTPVQTKPKQEAVPLDLEHLSNLISGVNDGPPTPNTGPSEDKKSPEYVCPTPEGAENQKKERPCPPPRPNWSSPAKVRLKASGPAKTDSPVSSGPPAGTVRRVDVMPQATSARPPCRPAQYIRQPLQPISLHSQFQLRQTSSHLRLFHPRLTPGPAPLKPVVAPSKPENPPSSPVRAAAAPAAPSPPNLPLPIFPPPSPAITRLSSTSSRKRPSLTRSKSDMSDRYSRAGTDLERFFNLCGLDPADLQELTGSSSDIVSLARFRSVSAPGSECAGSGREHEDEEEEEDAGNAAERVPYGVSVIERNARVIKWLYGLRQAKDNANKSTDL, via the coding sequence ATGCCTGTGGAGACTCTTCAACACCCAGCAAGACGGCCTGTGAGGACCGCTGTAGCTGCCACTCCCCCGCGTTTACGTCCGAAGGGGCCGGTGGGACCAGATTTCTATCGGCAGTGCCTGGCAGCAGCTGGAAGACCAAAGCAGAGTGCAGTGGAGCGGCTGGAAGCAGACAAAGCCAAATATGTGAAGAGTCAAGTCGCTCTTTGCAAGCAGCAGCCGGTCAGGCCTCCTGAAGCCCGTAAACCTCTGCTGATGCCCAGGTCTGCCCTGCAGCCCACCAGAAAGACCCCAGTCCAAACAAAACCAAAGCAGGAGGCTGTCCCGCTAGACTTGGAACACCTGAGCAACCTAATCAGCGGTGTGAACGACGGACCCCCAACCCCCAACACTGGGCCCTCAGAGGACAAGAAGTCTCCAGAGTATGTTTGCCCTACACCTGAAGGAGCTGAAAACCAGAAAAAGGAGAGGCCATGTCCGCCTCCACGCCCCAATTGGTCCAGTCCAGCCAAAGTGAGATTGAAAGCCTCTGGGCCAGCCAAAACAGATAGTCCGGTTTCTTCTGGTCCACCTGCAGGGACGGTACGCAGAGTGGATGTCATGCCTCAGGCCACCTCTGCCAGGCCGCCCTGCAGACCAGCGCAGTACATCCGCCAACCACTTCAGCCCATATCTTTACATTCCCAGTTTCAGCTCCGCCAGACATCTTCACACCTGCGTCTGTTTCATCCCAGACTCACACCCGGTCCTGCTCCTCTGAAACCTGTTGTTGCCCCATCGAAACCTGAAAATCCTCCATCTTCTCCAGTcagagctgctgctgctcctgctgctccTTCTCCCCCAAACCTCCCTCTTCCAATTTTCCCTCCCCCATCCCCAGCAATCACCCGTTTGTCCTCCACCAGCTCCAGAAAACGTCCCTCTCTGACCCGATCCAAGTCAGATATGAGTGACCGGTACTCCCGGGCTGGGACAGACCTGGAGCGTTTCTTCAACCTGTGTGGTTTGGACCCTGCAGACCTACAGGAGCTGACCGGATCCTCTTCTGATATTGTCTCCCTGGCCCGTTTTCGCAGTGTGAGTGCTCCGGGGTCTGAATGTGCAGGATCTGGCAGAGaacatgaggatgaggaggaggaggaagatgctgGTAATGCTGCAGAGCGTGTTCCCTATGGCGTCTCTGTAATTGAGAGAAATGCTAGAGTTATCAAATGGCTTTATGGACTCCGTCAGGCCAAGGACAATGCAAATAAGAGCACTGATTTATAG
- the prickle3 gene encoding LOW QUALITY PROTEIN: prickle planar cell polarity protein 3 (The sequence of the model RefSeq protein was modified relative to this genomic sequence to represent the inferred CDS: deleted 2 bases in 1 codon), which translates to MFLRGSKKRRSNRSLEEEDPDKGQPCMRCGDQCPGFRVHGWRKICVHCKCVREEHAVRSVPGQLEKMMTKLVSDFQRHSISDDDSGCASEEYAWVPPGIKPEQVYQYFSCLPEDRVPYVNSPGERHRIKQLLHQLPAHDSEPQYCNSLDEAEKKELRLFSQQRKRENLGRGVVRLFPVTMTGAICQQCGRQICGGDIAVFASRAGHGSCWHPQCFQCASCSELLVDLIYFYQDGQIYCGRHHAERLKPRCQACDEIILADECTEAEGRYWHMKHFCCFECEVALGGQRYIMRESRPYCCSCYESLYAEYCDTCGEHIGIDQGQMTYEGQHWHAVESCFCCARCRLPLLGRPFLPRGGLIFCSRSCSLGEDPNNSDSCDSALQSRPPQHRRGGTSEKHQQQCGSPLKPPEGITPPITPARDCLHTARENRGVHCTAPVQNGAPLSRGHPHPRGNYSPLPHIHLGNGLGPSWPSDVAHYGLLPADCDNPPVSVLEDEQMINGDIARPITSKKGTSTAKDCRTWVDKTNQAMKGFPPQKNSHVNHVISPDTSPPSPINLPPPLPVKSRDLMPQDSPPPRLSHPEDRPPDSPPPLSRSGTARVSFREPISSSYSVEEDEDEHENEEEPEEDEEKQEDDDEVEGAFGSRLNLQKGIPPQMDLLDGSSYHQRNQRRGYNRSRIPSDSSLHLGSERRSRRSRPDRPRLETLDWRAEKESRGSANYPSLSLQPGHCKHEDSCSTCSSSSDSEEEGFFLGQRIPLPPQLQMQKPEDKDRDAEREREAQKEWGLRGSFRRRRAHSLGAKDKDKNCAIS; encoded by the exons GAAGATCTGTGTGCACTGCAAGTGTGTCCGAGAGGAGCATGCAGTGCGCTCAGTGCCGGGCCAGCTGGAGAAGATGATGACAAAGCTGGTATCAGACTTCCAGAGGCACTCCATCTCTGATGACGACTCAGGCTGTGCCTCCGAGGAGTACGCTTGGGTTCCACCTGGGATCAAGCCTGAACAG GTGTATCAGTATTTTAGCTGCCTACCAGAGGACAGGGTGCCTTATGTGAACAGTCCAGGAGAGAGACACCGAATTAAACAGCTGCTGCACCAGCTTCCAGCTCATGACAGCGAG CCACAGTACTGTAACTCTTTGGATGAGGCAGAAAAGAAGGAGTTGCGTCTTTTCAGTCAGCAGAGGAAAAGGGAAAACCTCGGCAGAGGTGTTGTCAGACTCTTCCCAGTAACGATGACAGGAGCCATTTGCCAGCAG TGTGGCAGGCAGATCTGTGGTGGAGATATAGCAGTGTTTGCCAGTCGGGCGGGACACGGCAGCTGCTGGCACCCTCAGTGTTTCCAGTGTGCCTCCTGTAGCGAGCTGCTAGTTGATCTGATCTACTTCTATCAGGACGGACAGATTTACTGCGGCCGGCATCACGCTGAGAGGCTCAAACCCCGCTGCCAGGCCTGTGATGAG ATTATTCTGGCAGATGAATGTACAGAGGCAGAGGGAAGATACTGGCACATGAAGCACTTCTGTTGTTTTGAGTGTGAGGTTGCGTTGGGCGGTCAGCGCTACATCATGAGAGAGAGTCGTCCATACTGCTGCTCCTGCTATGAGTCCCTTTATGCAGAGTACTGTGATACCTGTGGAGAACACATAG GTATTGACCAGGGCCAGATGACATATGAGGGTCAGCACTGGCACGCTGTGGAGTCCTGTTTCTGTTGCGCCCGTTGTCGACTTCCTCTACTGGGACGCCCTTTCCTCCCTCGGGGCGGACTCATCTTCTGCTCCAGGTCATGCTCGCTGGGGGAGGACCCCAATAACTCAGACTCCTGTGACTCAGCATTACAGAGCAGACCACCTCAGCACAGAAGGGGTGGGACCTCAGAGAAACATCAGCAACAGTGTGGTTCCCCACTCAAGCCACCAGAGGGCATCACTCCCCCCATTACTCCTGCAAGAGACTGCCTTCACACTGCAAGGGAAAACAGAG GTGTCCACTGCACTGCTCCAGTTCAAAACGGAGCACCTTTATCTCGAGGTCACCCTCATCCAAGAGGAAACTACTCACCTCTTCCACACATTCACCTAGGAAATGGATTAGGACCATCATGGCCTAGTGACGTCGCACATTATGGTTTACTCCCAGCGGACTGTGATAATCCTCCAGTCAGCGTTCTTGAGGATGAGCAAATGATCAATGGTGATATAGCACGGCCTATCACTTCAAAG AAAGGAACTTCAACTGCTAAAGACTGTAGGACCTGGGTGGATAAAACAAATCAAGCTATGAAAG GGTTTCCTCCTCAGAAAAACTCACATGTGAACCACGTCATTTCACCCGACACGTCTCCCCCCTCACCCATCAACCTCCCTCCGCCTCTGCCCGTTAAGTCTCGTGACTTGATGCCACAGGATTCGCCCCCACCCAGACTCAGCCATCCAGAGGACAGACCCCCTGATTCTCCACCTCCCCTGTCTCGCAGTGGGACAGCGAGGGTCAGCTTCAGGGAACCGATCAGCAGCAGCTACTCTGTCGAAGAGGACGAGGACGAACACGAGAATGAGGAGGAGCCGGAAGAGGATGAGGAAAAAcaagaggatgatgatgaggtgGAGGGAGCATTTGGAAGcaggttaaatctacagaaaggCATCCCACCGCAGATGGATCTACTGG atGGATCCTCTTACCATCAGCGTAATCAACGTCGAGGGTATAATCGGTCCCGTATCCCCTCGGACTCTTCTCTCCACTTGGGCTCAGAGAGGCGCTCGAGACGCTCACGACCCGACCGACCCCGGCTGGAAACCTTAGACTGGAGAGCAGAGAAAGAAAGCCGAGGCTCTGCCAACTACCCCTCGCTGAGCCTCCAGCCCGGCCACTGCAAACACGAAGACTCCTGCTCGACATGCTCTTCATCCTCAGACTCGGAGGAGGAGGGGTTCTTTCTGGGACAACGCATACCTCTGCCGCCGCAACTCCAGATGCAAAAACCTGAGGATAAAGACAGAGACGCAGAAAGGGAGAGGGAGGCACAGAAAGAGTGGGGGCTGAGAGGCAGCTTTAGGCGAAGACGAGCCCACAGCCTTGGTGCAAAAGACAAAGATAAAAACTGTGCTATTTCCTAA